Proteins co-encoded in one Deltaproteobacteria bacterium genomic window:
- a CDS encoding thioesterase translates to MDIRTHRRIDQELCGTPLEVEGGVSRVRLQTSKKMAVDDSGLVHGGFIFGLADYSAMIAVNHPNVVLGAAEVRFLKPVKADQALLAEAKVDSEHGKKRVVSVTVRSGDAEVFEGRFVCFVLDQHVLSKGEP, encoded by the coding sequence ATGGATATACGAACCCACAGGAGAATCGACCAGGAGCTCTGCGGCACCCCCCTGGAGGTGGAAGGGGGAGTCAGCCGGGTTCGACTCCAGACCAGCAAGAAAATGGCTGTGGACGACTCAGGCCTCGTCCACGGGGGCTTCATCTTCGGCCTGGCCGACTATTCGGCCATGATAGCGGTCAATCATCCCAATGTGGTCCTCGGGGCTGCCGAGGTGAGATTCTTGAAACCGGTAAAGGCAGACCAGGCTCTGCTGGCCGAAGCAAAGGTGGATTCCGAACACGGGAAGAAACGGGTGGTCTCCGTGACAGTCAGGAGCGGTGATGCCGAGGTATTTGAGGGCAGGTTTGTCTGTTTCGTCCTCGATCAGCACGTGTTGAGCAAGGGAGAACCGTAG